The segment CCGACAAATATAACCGAGCCCAGGGTGTTAAAGAGAAAATGAGCCGCACCAGTTCTTTTGGCGGTCAGGTTGGCGCCGGCGCTGGAGAGAGCGGCGGTTACGGTTGTGCCGATATTCGTACCGAGAATTATAGGGATGGCGGTCTGAAAATCGAGCGCTCCAGCTCCTGCCAGACCTATCATAATTCCGAAGGAGGCTGTAGAGCTCTGTACCAGGATAGTGACCACAGCTCCGATGACAAGCCCCAGCGCGGGATAGGTGCCGAAAGTCGCCATCAATTCGGCAAAAACCGGCGAATCCCGCAGCGGGGCCATCATATCTCCCATGGTGCCCAGCCCCAAAAACAAAAGGCCGAAGCCCAGAAGACACTGGCCCAGATACTGTTTTCTGCGGTCGCGGGCGAATAAAAAAGCGAAAACACCTATGATTATGGCGTGATAGGCGTATTCTTCCAGCCGAAAGGATATCAGCTGAGCGGTGATGGTCGTCCCTACATTGGCCCCTATAATAACGCCGATCGCCTGACTTAAATTAATCAGACCGGCATTGACAAAACCGATGGTCATGACCGTGGTGGCACTGCTGCTCTGCACCAGCGCGGTAACCCCGGTACCGACCAGCACCGCCCTCAGCGGCCGCCCGGTCAGCGAGGCCAGAAGACGCCTGAGCTTCTTGCCGGCCACTTTCTGCAGCCCTTCGCTCATCTGCTTCATGCCATAGATAAAGATGGCCAGCCCGCCCAGCAGACCGACAATCATAGTTGTTAACTCCAAGCTTTACTTTCACCTCTGTCCGGCCCATGTTTTAGCCGGTGTATTTATCAGCCACGGTCGAGGCCGCGTAAGCCTCGGGTTTGATAAGAGCTTCATAACCGCTTCCGACTACCATGCCGACCACCTCTTTAATTATCGAGCTGGTCGGTCCGTTCTCGCCGACATCGACATGTATTTCTATCTCGATGTCCTCATCCAGCTCCTTCTCTTCGGCCAAAAAACCCGTGAGCCTGCTGGCAACCTCCAGGCTGCGCGAAACCTCATAAAAAATACGCTGTTTCATGCCAAAATTATTATCGGAGCTGTCGCGATAATAAAAAAAGCGGCCGCCCCTGCCTTTGCGGTAGATAACCACAGCTGTAACAAAGGAGCAGTTATCGCCTCCGGGCTGAGAATCGCTGCCTATTATTAATTTATAGCTGTTTTCCGGATGAGCCTCGATGAAGTCGATTATATGCCGGTAGGTCTCTTCAAGGCTCAGCCTGCCGTCGGTGGGACTTATGAATTCCATAAAAATCACCCAATCAATTCAAAATGCTTTTAAGCTCCTCGCTCAGCTTTATGACTTCCTCGATAGAGAGTTTCTCTCCCCGCAGCCGTTCATCGATCCCGGCTGCTGTTAGAGCTTTTTTGGCCTGCTCCTTGTCGGCCGGAAGTTCGGGAGAACCGCTCAAAGAATTGCGCAGCATTTTGCGGCGCTGACCGAACATAGCGCGGACAGTGCGGAAGAAAAACTCCCGGTCAGACACCCGATAACGCGGCTCACTGCTCATATTCAGCCTGATCAGAGCCGAGCAAACATCGGGTTCGGGCATGAAAAAATCAGGAGGTACGATCTCGATTATTTCCGGCCGGCAGTAAAATTGAACGGCTATGCTCAATATCCCATAATCTCCGCCGCCGGGTTCGGCAGTTATCCTCTCCGCCACCTCTTTTTGCACCATCAGCACCATCAGATCTGGCGCCATATCTGCCTCCAGAAAGGTGCGGATAAGAGGACTGGTGATATAATAGGGCAGATTGGCCATAAGCTTATAGCCCCTGTCAAAATCGCGCTTTGAGATGACCTCCGACCAGTCGAGTTCGAGAGCATCGGCCGTCATAATCTCTAAAGCCGGATCTTCTCCCAGCAGTTCGTCGAGAATGCCGCTCAATTTTTCATCCTTTTCCACGGCCAGAACTTCACCGCCTGCAAGATGTTTTAAGATAAAACCAGTGAGAGCTCCCAGACCCGGTCCTATCTCTA is part of the Halarsenatibacter silvermanii genome and harbors:
- a CDS encoding ribonuclease H-like YkuK family protein, yielding MEFISPTDGRLSLEETYRHIIDFIEAHPENSYKLIIGSDSQPGGDNCSFVTAVVIYRKGRGGRFFYYRDSSDNNFGMKQRIFYEVSRSLEVASRLTGFLAEEKELDEDIEIEIHVDVGENGPTSSIIKEVVGMVVGSGYEALIKPEAYAASTVADKYTG
- the rsmA gene encoding 16S rRNA (adenine(1518)-N(6)/adenine(1519)-N(6))-dimethyltransferase RsmA, encoding MKDDDDPCSGLYERVAPERTLELIRKYDLEINKSLGQNFLRDRSVLEKAVEAADLSEKDRVIEIGPGLGALTGFILKHLAGGEVLAVEKDEKLSGILDELLGEDPALEIMTADALELDWSEVISKRDFDRGYKLMANLPYYITSPLIRTFLEADMAPDLMVLMVQKEVAERITAEPGGGDYGILSIAVQFYCRPEIIEIVPPDFFMPEPDVCSALIRLNMSSEPRYRVSDREFFFRTVRAMFGQRRKMLRNSLSGSPELPADKEQAKKALTAAGIDERLRGEKLSIEEVIKLSEELKSILN